Proteins encoded together in one Triticum dicoccoides isolate Atlit2015 ecotype Zavitan chromosome 7B, WEW_v2.0, whole genome shotgun sequence window:
- the LOC119342060 gene encoding phosphatidylglycerophosphate phosphatase PTPMT1-like — MAGAESAGLRRGAGARRKAKEAAVGAAARALFYPTLLYNVVRSKVQAEFRWWDEVDQFILLGAVPFRRDVTRLQKLGVHGVVTLNEPFETLVPSSVYKSRGIDHLVIPTRDYMFAPSLVDISQAVDFIHRNASRGRMTYIHCKAGRGRSTTIVLCYLVKYKNMTPTTAFEHVRSKRARVLLTRSQRKVVQEFSTKVAGTAAATSSSPSGDAVPQTEDGSGLPGVIREDASSPSHKATPSGPMMKKMLACLLPSPMRSGGDSPSHADLRAP; from the exons ATGGCCGGGGCGGAATCGGCCGGCCTGCGGCGCGGGGCGGGGGCGCGGAGgaaggcgaaggaggcggcggtggGCGCCGCCGCGAGGGCGCTCTTCTACCCGACGCTGCTCTACAACGTGGTGAGGAGCAAGGTCCAGGCCGAGTTCCGGTGGTGGGACGAGGTCGATCAG TTCATTTTGCTTGGAGCTGTTCCATTCCGTAGGGATGTTACACGCTTGCAGAAGCTTGGAGTACATGGCGTTGTAACCCTGAATGAACCATTTGAGACTTTAGTACCATCATCAGTATATAAG TCGCGTGGGATTGATCACCTTGTTATTCCTACAAGAGATTACATGTTTGCTCCATCACTTGTGGATATTAGTCAAGCTGTTGATTTCATTCATA GAAACGCATCTCGTGGGAGGATGACATATATTCACTGCAAAGCTGGAAGGGGACGGAGTACAACGATTGTCTTGTGCTATCTG GTGAAGTACAAGAATATGACACCTACCACAGCATTTGAGCATGTGAGATCTAAAAGGGCTAGAGTGCTGCTGACCCGTTCCCAGAGGAAG GTGGTTCAAGAATTCAGTACGAAGGTGGCTGgaacagcagcagcaacatcatCATCTCCATCAGGGGATGCGGTACCGCAAACTGAAGATGGCTCTGGTTTGCCAGGCGTTATCAGGGAGGATGCCAGCTCGCCTTCTCACAAGGCCACCCCATCAGGGCCAATGATGAAGAAGATGCTGGCATGCCTGCTTCCTTCCCCGATGCGATCTGGCGGCGACTCGCCGTCGCATGCCGACCTGCGGGCACCCTAG
- the LOC119341151 gene encoding profilin-1 produces MSWQTYVDDHLCCEIDGQHLTSAAILGHDGSVWAQSPNFPQFKPEEIAGIIKDFDEPGHLAPTGLFLGGTKYMVIQGEPGVVIRGKKGTGGITIKKTGMALILGIYDEPMTPGQCNLVVERLGDYLVEQGF; encoded by the exons atgtcgTGGCAGACGTACGTCGACGACCACCTGTGCTGCGAGATCGACGGCCAGCACCTCACCTCCGCCGCCATCCTCGGCCACGACGGCAGCGTCTGGGCGCAGTCCCCCAACTTCCCCCAG TTCAAGCCTGAGGAGATTGCTGGCATCATTAAAGACTTTGACGAACCTGGACACCTTGCACCAACTGGTCTTTTCCTTGGAGGCACAAAGTACATGGTCATCCAAGGTGAACCTGGGGTTGTCATCCGAGGAAAGAAG GGCACCGGTGGCATCACTATCAAGAAGACGGGCATGGCCCTGATTCTCGGTATCTACGATGAGCCCATGACTCCTGGCCAGTGCAATTTGGTCGTGGAGAGGCTTGGCGACTACCTGGTCGAGCAGGGTTTCTAA